GAACAGTGAACAAATCCGCTCTCGTGGTCGAACGGCGAACCGTCAAAGTGCCCGGCATCGTTGAACTCTGCCCACTCCGACGGTAACAGGACTTTGTAGATCACTCGCATATCACGCCAAGGGCGCCACCCGAACTTTATGTCCGTCGTACGTCGCTAAGCCACGAGCGTCTGGGCGTTCTGCACTTCGCACAATGAGTATGGGCACCTCGATGCGGTGCTCGATATCGCCGATTTCCCGGACGCATCGCGGAAGAGCAGCGACAAACCCGACTCGCTCGATGTGGATTGATATGTGCTGACGCAACGCCCGCGGCTGATACTCGATCCCTGGATCTTCACTACTTCCGAGACGACCGCATCGCTTTGACGACCTTCACTGCGATGCCCCGACTTCGGTGATCCCGTCCTTCGATAAGGGTGGCGTACTCGGGAGATTCTTTTGGGATCACCGCGAGCCTTCCATCGGCGTCGGCATGTATTCCCCACCCATACCGTTTCGCTAGGTCCGATGACCGCAGGCAGGCCCGCGGCCTGCTATAGAACTCGCGGCGAGCACTGGCCCGTTGTCTTGTCGGGATCCCGCGGCGATCGGCGTAGACCTCAAAAATCACATCGCCCGAGGTGTAGCTGTACGGCTGTCCGGCAATCATGCGCCATGTTCGTGCTGCGACCGACTCCTCACCAGGTGGGACGATGCCAACCAGAGCGGGACAGTCGTCGGAGCAGGCGATAAAGGTGTCGGTGTAATCGACGGCCTCCACGGCTAGAGATTGTCCCACTTTGGGCTACTCTGCGTCGGGGAGCGACCCTGGCTTGCCTTCGAGGCCTCCGAACGCCGAATCCGTCGCGACCTCCGCGGGCTGGACCTGGTCCGAGATAACGAACTGCGCTGTCATTATGCGCACCCAAGGTCAGACGGACAGCGACGTGTTCTCGCGCGCCTTGGCTGTATCAGCGACCCCGGCTGGCACCAGCTCGGTGGCCGCGTCGAGGGCACCGACTGCGATCAGGGTGCGTACCTGCGAGGACGAGATGAACCCTGTCTCCGGGTCCGAGGGGATGAGGAGGGTC
The Acidimicrobiales bacterium genome window above contains:
- a CDS encoding DUF6157 family protein, with protein sequence MEAVDYTDTFIACSDDCPALVGIVPPGEESVAARTWRMIAGQPYSYTSGDVIFEVYADRRGIPTRQRASARREFYSRPRACLRSSDLAKRYGWGIHADADGRLAVIPKESPEYATLIEGRDHRSRGIAVKVVKAMRSSRK